In the genome of Dermatophagoides farinae isolate YC_2012a chromosome 4, ASM2471394v1, whole genome shotgun sequence, the window tttcattcatatgaaacattttttcatcggCAAAAGAAATCATTTGCTGATTTATTTCGTGATCAACaatctacaacaacaaccataacTACAACAGTTGCGAAAAAACAACCGATAGCTCGaatatcaaaattgaaaaatataggCCAAACAATGGGCGAAATAAAAGGATcagatttcattcaattcattctgGAATTAATATCCGAAccagaaaaagaattcacTAATACCGATATGATTGCACAGCTTATTGTACAGATTTTTGCCGATTCTGATCGTTTTCAATATGAACAATCAACAAGTGTTGGTGATCGAAtaccaacagcaacaacaacaacaacaaacgaatcatcatccgataatgataaaatgatgaaaccaATAACATCTGGTTCGTTGCCGCCACCTACTGGtaaagaatttattataCGTGCAACAGGAATATCAAGACCAGCACCATATTCACGGCCATCATCACATCGAATGTATTGTTTTCTTGCTAATGATTTTCGTATTGCATCTGCATTCACTGAAGATATAGCTTATTtttgagaatttttcattttaacaagaaaaaaagtttttaacatttttttcactcttgtttgtttgttttttgcttgcaaaattgttgaaaacttgataaataaatttctaCTACCATGTGATTAATTGCAATTGAAAGTTTgaaaatagacaaaaaaaaaacattcaaatttgGGCGTATTTCTTTGTCtctgatgattgattttgccACTGATGCGATGCGATGCGATgctatgaataaatgaagGTATGTATGAGCTAATTATAGCTCGATGTTTAAATACGATTCTTGGCAGATGTTTAATGATTCTGGCttttgaatgcaaaaaaaaacagcgtggttttttttgtttgtttgtttgacgATTGTGTCtgcaaacaaaatcattgatgatggttttttatTACTGATTCGTTGGTGGTAACACAATTTCGAAATATAgatcaaaccaaaaaaaaaaaatgaatagcCGTCAAATAGCCGAATCTAGCCATAATTATCAACCTGGTGATGTTATATTTCGTTTAAATGAACCATTAGTTTATGTAACAAAATATGAACATCGATTGTTTACCTGTGATCAATGTATGCgttcaattgattcatctATTGTTTGTCCTGGTTGTCATAaagtttattattgttcaaatGATTGCCAAATGAAAGCATGGTATCGTTTACATCGTATTGAATGTTCGATATTGGCTAAACGTGAACCAATGCAGTATGTagttttattctatttttttttgttgttttgttttgattttaaatcttttcttttgctaCTATAGATTCGAAAATCAAGGAATCGATTATATGCAACGTTTAACATTACGTCTCTATCTTTTAATGACATCcaaagatgataataatggtgataaaaCAGGACTACAACGATCATTTACATTACCACATAATGGCCAACAACGAATTATTGATGAGATGGAAACACATTCAGAACAATTAAAGGTAGaaatggattattattatccccttgatcttgttttttttttcttttgattgatcgattaataattttttcatcatcatcatcattcaaggATTCGGACCAATTTCGTGgtattatcaattattttaaattctatcaaattgatgattatgatgctgaattattattacaatgttATGGCCTATTACATGTGAATAGTTTTGGTATCGATTGTTATGATACCGATAATCTTACTATCGATCATCGTGGTTGTGGCCTATATATAGAGGCATCAGTTTTTGATCATAGCTGTATGCCGAATGCATGTGCTGCTGGTGATGGATTGGCATTAGAAATTCGTGCCCTTCGTCCAATTCGACCCGGTGACCTAATCTATTTGGATTATGTTCAAGATATTCTACCAAAAGATCAACGTATTAAACATCTTGAAGAACGTTATTTTTTCACCTGTAAATGTATTGGTGGATGTGCCGATAACAtcgatagtgatgatgatcatcataataatgtattcgattcaaatgttgattttaAACGCTACCGAGTATTGGATAATCTAATTGAAAGTCTTaatccaaacaacaacaacaacaacaacaacaatgacggcgatgatgatgatggtgaaaattcGGATGATCTTGATGAAGATACATGGCGACAATTGTATCAATTATGGACACAACGATTAACCATACAAGAAGAATATTATCGTAAATGTGTATATCATCCATGtttgtcattattttatcaatcatttttaagatttttaatattaaatcatcatcgtttctGGATGGATGGTATAGAAGCTGAAATGAATCGTGTAATGGCAAAAACACGTGAACATCTAGCCATCACTCatggtaatcatcatgaattctATCGATGGACTGTTGGTAATTTTGATggttaaaaataaaaacataataataacatcaaacttgatgtttgttttcattttataataataataataaaaaaataagactttaatcaatttgacatgatgatgatgatgatgatgaaaaaaaaatgttttttttttgttgaattctgaattgatgatcaataaatgaatatatagtatgctgtgtgtgtgaaaattgaaaatttttttttgttttaaaaaattctgatttgattcaaaataattatcatcaaatcacaatcaattaataataagCATGgcttgatgattgatgatgtcTTACAGCAGATGGATTTGTTGCATATAAATGTCCTGGTGAATAGATTAATTCACGTGTAGAAAATTCCGTTTCATTATAGACATCATGTTTCtatatttattgaaaaataaaatgaaatatattttcaaatgttttttttttttgcaaaaaaaaaataaaaaataaacttacatatgatgatggataatgTATTCCAGTTGATTGGCCACCTGAAATggtaccattattattattattattattattgtgattattatgtctacgatcattatgatatgaatcatgatgattattataatgtcgagattttgatgttttattattattattattattggccgTACTAATTGTACGTGTTGAATTACGGCCATTACGGCCATTATTCCATATTGATTCGGTTGAATAAccaatatttgatgatgatggatcataatgatcagatgatgaatgatgatgattattattattattcggtaCAACTCTTACTGGTTGTGCATACACGTGACTAGCATTTGGATGCTgcatatttgttgttgttgttgtatccTGCTTGgataaagtaaaaaaaaaaaaaaaagaaatgaaatttaaaatttcaatctaaATTATCTACAGCCAATGGCTATATattcgtaataataatttattattattactcaAGGCTATAAACTTGACCTAATTTTGATCTAtcccatgatgatgatctagaTCTTGATTAGAGAATTCGGTTCCAATCGAATGATTCGATTTAAAtctaatttaaatttaaataaacttctttctctttctatcTATTTGATTTATGTATCTAATTAATTATATCTTGACAAATCCTAATTAatggcaaagaaaaaaatgtcagtCTCATACCACACAGTATGACCACTTGACCTTTGtgtgaataaatcaaaatgtcCACTTTACCATATTATTTGTAGCTGttgtaccaccaccaccacctgtATAACCATAGCCATTTGTACTAGCTGAATTAGTTGTCGtatttgtcgatgatgatgattgtaataaatgttgttgtgaatCAGCCGAAtatgcatgatgatgatgtatttggggccataatgatgatgataatgatctaCCATATCCACCGGCACCAACAACTGTACCATCAATAGTTGACATACGTGACATTGTAGCCAATGCTGCTAATGATGCAGCTGAAGGTTTATTCATATAGCTAAATGTATGACCACTTGCAGCTGACATtgcttcaattttttgttgttcatgacGAAATCTTTGGCtgaaacgacaaaaaatataagaaaaatgaagtagaaaaaacaaagagTTAAAATGAACACTACTTACTTCCACATATAAAGACAGATGAAtgtaatgacaatgatgaccaaTGCAGCAATGGAACCACCAACAGCAACACCTAAAACTTCAGCATCAATATCACATTGGCTACCAATAAAGTTTGCCCGACATCGACAAACACGTTCACCTTTGATGATTAAGCATTCACCACGATTTGAACAATATGATGGTGAACAAGTTGAACAAACACGACCGGTTTGCCATCGATCACCATCAGCGAATTTATCTTCATAACCGGATTCACATTCACAACGGAAACCACCGAATTCATTCACACAATGTGCATTACGCGAACAATCATTTAGATCGGGTGCGGAACATTCATCCAGATCATCGATTCGTGTGATAGCATTTGAACCAGAATCCACTGATAACTGTGATTCACCAAGATTATTTTGTGATTCAATTATAGCTTGCGTTAATTCTTGCTGTAATTGTCGTTTGATACGTTGTGATGTATTGATCGAACTATCATTCGATCGTAATGAAATGGTTGCATTGACAATGGTACGGCCACCAACAGCATagaatcgattaattttgACAGCCATCAAATAAGTATTCAATGATTTGGTCTGTGCaaacaatgaattcattgCATGTATAGATTCAAATTCCAAATATTGATATTCTTCAGAATTAgcattcaataatgaacgTGTGAATTGTACTTTATTACCGGCCATTTTATCCACACgaaacgataatgataatgatatgacTGGTGAACAATTTGTACGTGGAATAATTCGTGCAAAACCTGGTCGACATTGACATGAACTAAGACCCAGTTCGGTAatgcatttttcattcaatgaaatatCACATGTACTATCATCACCAACGATACAGGTATCAATACGTACGATCGGTACATTTGGCCGTGGTCGAAATGCCGGACGACGTACATATGGTTTtgccaatgattttttcgttgtagaatttgaattttgagtACCACCGTTATTAGTGTTGCTGAATGAACCGGTCCCGGGTATTTGATTACctggtgatgattttgatggttttatcgattcgattataccaattttattattcgatcCACCGACATTATTTCTAGCCGTAGCTATTGTTGCATCAATCATATGTGTTGGGTCAAATTGTCCGATTTTGGGctttacattttcaattggtAATTGCATGATTACAGGTTTTCCATATGATACACTTGTTGTTGGTAAATTTAATGGTGGTGTTGAAACAGTAGCCGTTTGGTACGGTAATTCTTGGCTAGCTGAAGTTTTATCCattgtagatgatgatgaaatcgtTGAGGAGAATGAAgttatcgttgttgatgtAAACGATGGCTCTAAACCGACAGTAGATGTAGTAACCGGAATACGTTTTCCATAAACAACATCGTTTATtttagatgaatgaattggattCGATGTAACACGTAATATATGTGAATATTGATTACCAGGATTTTGATGCTGTTGCTgcttatggtgatgattacgAATTTCGGTTACATCAGGATTGATAACGGTCGAAATAGTTGGATTTATTGTCGTAGATGTTGGTCGAATTGAATTAGAGGAAATCGTAGTCATCATAGTTGTAGTCGATGTGGTTGTAGGTCCAATTTTATGTTTAACAACCATTTCGAATACACTTGGCCCTTCATCCTCTTGCATTGTTATAatttgtggtggtggttccgATGCCGATGATGTtatcaataatcgattattattaattgcATTATTACCATTTGATGTATCATTGTTATGATGTGCACCGAAAAATGGTATGAAtgtatcaattttattattacttgaATGATCTAATCGATCTCCGGATGATGAAGAACTAATTTTCGACATTAGATTGGCAATcacattgttcatcatcgttttgttgttattatttatattggCCGATGGCGatatgaattgatgaattagGGCATCCATTTCGGCTTTAGATAGTCCATGTAATGTTGGTGgcatcttcatcattggattattattattgatactATTTGAACCAGGTTTCACAGGTGGCATTAGCATTGGTGGATTATTTAATGGTATTGCCGGTGGTGATTGTTGTGGTCTTGAATTAGCACCAGTTGATAATAAAGGAATGAATGGCAATTGAAATGAAGGATAATTAGATTGACCGAAATTGGCCGATGGTCTACCATTAAGTTtgggtggtggtagtggtggcgGTGGCGGACCAACAGGACCACCACTAAAACCAGCCGGAAAATTTGGACCACCTCGAGGTATAAGATGTGCTAAATGTGCAGGTATTCGTTGATTTAGTCCACCATTATTGGCCATTTGTCCTAATAACATTTGTGCTAATTTTGCCTGTTGATCCGGATTGGTAAATAGATGCGGCTgcaatggtaatggtggACCATTTCCTGTAGTTGAAGTAGGCATTTTAAGATTACCACCAAGTAATTGTGCAAGTCCACCAAGAAGATCATCCATTCCATGTGATGAGCCACTATTAccgtttttattatttgaacgTGATAAATCTTTGGAATTTATACGTCCAGCGGCCGGTAAATCGCCATCTTTCTTGATTGGAGGAAAATCTTGTCCTAATTTGGAATTTCTTCGCGGTTCACGTACTGATCGTTTTGTATCACTATCACTATCGTCATTTCTAAttagattcaatgatgatgattcatgatGGGCGACATTTGTAGAAACTGggccatcatgatgatcagacaatgatgaaaacaattcatttgcattcgaatgatgatgaattggacCTGTGAACacacaacgaaaaaaaaaacaatgtggTAAAATTAAATGGGAAATTAATTAGTTTCggaatgaagaagaaaattttcaggaaaaaaaatgtttcaaaaaaaaggaccGGGAAAAAAAGCCATCAACCTAAATTTATggctgtgtgtatgtgtgtgtgcaaagaaagaatatttttcagTATCCACCTTTTCTTTTCAGTTTCaaatttggatcaatttcattttcatatttatttatataaaaagcAAGCAACAGAAGCAAgacgaaaaaacaaaacaagagaaaTTATCAATGTAAGTAGAACTCtaattgtaattgtaattgttttttgttgttgttgttttgaaaagaattttttttttgttcattccaTCAACATTTGTCAGtcatgatatgatgatgatattatttaaaatttaaaatttaaatttaaatcacGAAACAAACTTATAGaacaaaatataattattatcattatccatGGTGACAAAAGATGAATATATacgatatattttttttttcttcttctgtcATCCAATTTAATGGATAGTGACatatttggttttgttttgtttttattttctatagAGAATAGAACAGAGATAattgtatcaaaaaaaaaaaaaaaaaaaaataataattgaaactaaactattttcattttcatttttcgtcttcttcttcttcttggtCATTGTTTTGTCAGaacaattgttttcaattctaaacaaacgaaattttggatttttttgggatttaaaaaaaaaattaaatataaatcaCGTAAAggaatttttctcttgtgGCCGAAAATTGAACGAATAAACTAAGATACAGAGactggtaatttttt includes:
- the LOC124490151 gene encoding N-lysine methyltransferase SMYD2-A, which codes for MNSRQIAESSHNYQPGDVIFRLNEPLVYVTKYEHRLFTCDQCMRSIDSSIVCPGCHKVYYCSNDCQMKAWYRLHRIECSILAKREPMQFENQGIDYMQRLTLRLYLLMTSKDDNNGDKTGLQRSFTLPHNGQQRIIDEMETHSEQLKDSDQFRGIINYFKFYQIDDYDAELLLQCYGLLHVNSFGIDCYDTDNLTIDHRGCGLYIEASVFDHSCMPNACAAGDGLALEIRALRPIRPGDLIYLDYVQDILPKDQRIKHLEERYFFTCKCIGGCADNIDSDDDHHNNVFDSNVDFKRYRVLDNLIESLNPNNNNNNNNNDGDDDDGENSDDLDEDTWRQLYQLWTQRLTIQEEYYRKCVYHPCLSLFYQSFLRFLILNHHRFWMDGIEAEMNRVMAKTREHLAITHGNHHEFYRWTVGNFDG
- the LOC124491018 gene encoding uncharacterized protein LOC124491018 isoform X1 translates to MTFVVNGHHHRDSHDHNADDDDDDKRNRPFHQQQQQRLSEQHHHPLLSIMDLKSTGPIHHHSNANELFSSLSDHHDGPVSTNVAHHESSSLNLIRNDDSDSDTKRSVREPRRNSKLGQDFPPIKKDGDLPAAGRINSKDLSRSNNKNGNSGSSHGMDDLLGGLAQLLGGNLKMPTSTTGNGPPLPLQPHLFTNPDQQAKLAQMLLGQMANNGGLNQRIPAHLAHLIPRGGPNFPAGFSGGPVGPPPPPLPPPKLNGRPSANFGQSNYPSFQLPFIPLLSTGANSRPQQSPPAIPLNNPPMLMPPVKPGSNSINNNNPMMKMPPTLHGLSKAEMDALIHQFISPSANINNNNKTMMNNVIANLMSKISSSSSGDRLDHSSNNKIDTFIPFFGAHHNNDTSNGNNAINNNRLLITSSASEPPPQIITMQEDEGPSVFEMVVKHKIGPTTTSTTTMMTTISSNSIRPTSTTINPTISTVINPDVTEIRNHHHKQQQHQNPGNQYSHILRVTSNPIHSSKINDVVYGKRIPVTTSTVGLEPSFTSTTITSFSSTISSSSTMDKTSASQELPYQTATVSTPPLNLPTTSVSYGKPVIMQLPIENVKPKIGQFDPTHMIDATIATARNNVGGSNNKIGIIESIKPSKSSPGNQIPGTGSFSNTNNGGTQNSNSTTKKSLAKPYVRRPAFRPRPNVPIVRIDTCIVGDDSTCDISLNEKCITELGLSSCQCRPGFARIIPRTNCSPVISLSLSFRVDKMAGNKVQFTRSLLNANSEEYQYLEFESIHAMNSLFAQTKSLNTYLMAVKINRFYAVGGRTIVNATISLRSNDSSINTSQRIKRQLQQELTQAIIESQNNLGESQLSVDSGSNAITRIDDLDECSAPDLNDCSRNAHCVNEFGGFRCECESGYEDKFADGDRWQTGRVCSTCSPSYCSNRGECLIIKGERVCRCRANFIGSQCDIDAEVLGVAVGGSIAALVIIVITFICLYMWNQRFRHEQQKIEAMSAASGHTFSYMNKPSAASLAALATMSRMSTIDGTVVGAGGYGRSLSSSLWPQIHHHHAYSADSQQHLLQSSSSTNTTTNSASTNGYGYTGGGGGTTATNNMQDTTTTTNMQHPNASHVYAQPVRVVPNNNNNHHHSSSDHYDPSSSNIGYSTESIWNNGRNGRNSTRTISTANNNNNNKTSKSRHYNNHHDSYHNDRRHNNHNNNNNNNNGTISGGQSTGIHYPSSYKHDVYNETEFSTRELIYSPGHLYATNPSAVRHHQSSSHAYY
- the LOC124491018 gene encoding uncharacterized protein LOC124491018 isoform X2, with the translated sequence MTFVVNGHHHRDSHDHNADDDDDDKRNRPFHQQQQQRLSEQHHHPLLSIMDLKSTGPIHHHSNANELFSSLSDHHDGPVSTNVAHHESSSLNLIRNDDSDSDTKRSVREPRRNSKLGQDFPPIKKDGDLPAAGRINSKDLSRSNNKNGNSGSSHGMDDLLGGLAQLLGGNLKMPTSTTGNGPPLPLQPHLFTNPDQQAKLAQMLLGQMANNGGLNQRIPAHLAHLIPRGGPNFPAGFSGGPVGPPPPPLPPPKLNGRPSANFGQSNYPSFQLPFIPLLSTGANSRPQQSPPAIPLNNPPMLMPPVKPGSNSINNNNPMMKMPPTLHGLSKAEMDALIHQFISPSANINNNNKTMMNNVIANLMSKISSSSSGDRLDHSSNNKIDTFIPFFGAHHNNDTSNGNNAINNNRLLITSSASEPPPQIITMQEDEGPSVFEMVVKHKIGPTTTSTTTMMTTISSNSIRPTSTTINPTISTVINPDVTEIRNHHHKQQQHQNPGNQYSHILRVTSNPIHSSKINDVVYGKRIPVTTSTVGLEPSFTSTTITSFSSTISSSSTMDKTSASQELPYQTATVSTPPLNLPTTSVSYGKPVIMQLPIENVKPKIGQFDPTHMIDATIATARNNVGGSNNKIGIIESIKPSKSSPGNQIPGTGSFSNTNNGGTQNSNSTTKKSLAKPYVRRPAFRPRPNVPIVRIDTCIVGDDSTCDISLNEKCITELGLSSCQCRPGFARIIPRTNCSPVISLSLSFRVDKMAGNKVQFTRSLLNANSEEYQYLEFESIHAMNSLFAQTKSLNTYLMAVKINRFYAVGGRTIVNATISLRSNDSSINTSQRIKRQLQQELTQAIIESQNNLGESQLSVDSGSNAITRIDDLDECSAPDLNDCSRNAHCVNEFGGFRCECESGYEDKFADGDRWQTGRVCSTCSPSYCSNRGECLIIKGERVCRCRANFIGSQCDIDAEVLGVAVGGSIAALVIIVITFICLYMWNQRFRHEQQKIEAMSAASGHTFSYMNKPSAASLAALATMSRMSTIDGTVVGAGGYGRSLSSSLWPQIHHHHAYSADSQQHLLQSSSSTNTTTNSASTNGYGYTGGGGGTTATNNMDTTTTTNMQHPNASHVYAQPVRVVPNNNNNHHHSSSDHYDPSSSNIGYSTESIWNNGRNGRNSTRTISTANNNNNNKTSKSRHYNNHHDSYHNDRRHNNHNNNNNNNNGTISGGQSTGIHYPSSYKHDVYNETEFSTRELIYSPGHLYATNPSAVRHHQSSSHAYY